A window of Methanobrevibacter arboriphilus JCM 13429 = DSM 1125 genomic DNA:
AAAACCTAAATATTTAGCATCACCATTGAAATTAAGTACAACTGTAATTTTTCCAATGCTTTTGGGTTTATAAGTTAAATACCAGTAACCATTGAAATTGGTTTTCACTAAATGTTTTTTACCATCAATAGTAATTTCTAATTCACTATCAGCTATTGTATTATCTTCCTCATCGAGAAGAACACCACTTATAACAGTAGTTTTCCCTACTCTAAAGTCAGCTGAAAGGTCAATACTAGAATATGTAGCTAACTTATTAACATTGAAGTTAGTATTATTGGTAAAACTAGTGTAATTTTCATTACCTTCCCAAGTAACATTAATATTAAAGTCACCTGCATGAGTTGGAGTGTAATTAATATTCCAACTACCATTTTCAGCAGTTGTTACATTAAAGTTTTCACCATCAATAATAACAGTAATAGTAGTATTAGCTATTGGATTACCATTTTCATCAGCTAAAACACCATCAATTATTATAGAATCTTCAACCTTAATATTACTAGGAATATTAATAGAAGAATTAACACCATTCTTAGCCACTAAAAAGCTAGTCACATTAGTGAAACTAGTATAATTCTCATTACCAACATAATTAACATTAACAATTATGTTTCCTGTGCGATTAGTTGTGTAATTAAGACTCCAACCACCAGTAGAATTAATAATAATATTATCATAAACATTACCATCAACACTAACAGTCAAAGAATCAGAGCCATTACCAACATAACCAACAAGCTCACCAGAAATAATAGCATTAGTACCAATTTGAACACTAGCTACAATAATACTAGAATTAGTACTATTCCTCAACACTTCAAAACTAGTACTATTAGTAAAACTAGTATAATTATCATTACCAGCATAAGTAACATTAACAGTTATGTTTCCTGTGCGGTTAGTTGTGTAATTAAGACTCCAACCACCAGTAGAATTAATAATAACATTATTATAAACATTACCATCAACACTAACAGTCAAAGAATCAGAGCCATTACCAACATAACCCTCAAGCTCACCAGAAATAATAGC
This region includes:
- a CDS encoding Ig-like domain repeat protein, which encodes AIISGELEGYVGNGSDSLTVSVDGNVYNNVIINSTGGWSLNYTTNRTGNITVNVTYAGNDNYTSFTNSTSFEVLRNSTNSSIIVASVQIGTNAIISGELVGYVGNGSDSLTVSVDGNVYDNIIINSTGGWSLNYTTNRTGNIIVNVNYVGNENYTSFTNVTSFLVAKNGVNSSINIPSNIKVEDSIIIDGVLADENGNPIANTTITVIIDGENFNVTTAENGSWNINYTPTHAGDFNINVTWEGNENYTSFTNNTNFNVNKLATYSSIDLSADFRVGKTTVISGVLLDEEDNTIADSELEITIDGKKHLVKTNFNGYWYLTYKPKSIGKITVVLNFNGDAKYLGF